A single genomic interval of Asinibacterium sp. OR53 harbors:
- a CDS encoding glycoside hydrolase family 19 protein translates to MNKYGGTFGFDTKEKIQFFLSQAYVESGGFSSLFRQEKTNYTAQNLATIWPNRFSFTDPAKENPNNWVGDPQRILNFVYGRRNGNGDATTGDGYKYRGRGIIMLTGRYNYQKFKDFYNANFQPSIDPVSNPDLLLTDPNVAVISAMWFFKTNVLDRIDVTAATPVDKVSRRVNGGTHGLAQRRTQFLAAKANINCY, encoded by the coding sequence GTGAATAAGTATGGAGGTACTTTTGGTTTTGATACGAAAGAAAAAATCCAATTCTTCTTATCACAAGCATATGTCGAATCAGGAGGTTTTTCAAGCCTGTTCAGGCAAGAAAAAACAAATTATACAGCACAGAATCTTGCAACTATTTGGCCAAATAGGTTTTCGTTTACTGACCCTGCGAAAGAGAACCCCAATAATTGGGTTGGCGACCCTCAAAGAATTCTTAACTTCGTATACGGAAGACGAAATGGTAATGGGGACGCTACTACGGGAGATGGCTACAAGTATCGAGGAAGAGGTATTATCATGTTAACTGGAAGATATAATTATCAGAAATTCAAGGATTTTTACAATGCAAACTTCCAACCATCTATTGATCCTGTTTCGAACCCTGATCTGCTTTTAACAGATCCCAATGTAGCTGTAATAAGTGCAATGTGGTTCTTTAAAACAAATGTGTTGGACAGGATTGATGTAACTGCGGCAACACCCGTGGATAAGGTTTCAAGGCGAGTAAATGGTGGAACTCATGGACTTGCACAACGCAGGACACAATTTTTGGCTGCTAAAGCAAATATTAACTGTTATTAA